A window of the Xenopus laevis strain J_2021 chromosome 9_10L, Xenopus_laevis_v10.1, whole genome shotgun sequence genome harbors these coding sequences:
- the LOC108701220 gene encoding E3 ubiquitin-protein ligase RNF135 isoform X2: MEEQEECRVLRLQPKDLSCIICFSHYNCPCTLPCGHTFCRQCILKCWDPGSRYNCPICQVTFASKPQLNKNTVLASLLDSLHSQTPTSHQNCPSCTGTGALQLCLPCSAPLCSEHLPLHLHDPTRRRHLLVTLPTATWPCRDHPQAFQFYCVSHCAPVCPDCKLQYHSQCEALPTLLERYRRMEETTEKMIRDFSRDIASMEELASSRQNAYRETQILSCDIKDNLTRDFQEMRDYLERQERAAFWRIRQEQDAAHRKMLDSVAHITEEIQKLREKKVHLEEKLHSDWLELLKSDNVQGNMSKSVTHHPCSLREPQCLFDENRIVDTTQVISEMKLSLLAHQLLEQAPCPPKKEEPFGVPSEAPAEVQPPMPSPPAIAPRKLLQWAHEVSFDPQTVSSRLSLSSDNKTVTVMETNKQYPNGPKRFRNSQVLCAQSFSSECCYWEICAREGTSWGIGVACAEIETSERLGRNHLSWCVEQTKEGLSAWHKSQRIRLSVDKPELVGVFLDCGEKLLSFYSIIGNSEVLLHSYRLDFSSCLFPAVWLYGLIPGTSLSIRDLKSQESDC; the protein is encoded by the exons ATGGAGGAGCAAGAGGAGTGTCGGGTGCTGAGGCTCCAGCCCAAGGATCTTTCTTGCATCATCTGTTTCAGCCATTACAACTGCCCATGCACCTTGCCTTGTGGCCACACGTTTTGCCGCCAATGCATCCTGAAGTGCTGGGACCCCGGGAGCCGATACAACTGCCCAATATGCCAGGTGACATTTGCCAGCAAGCCCCAGCTGAATAAGAACACTGTCCTTGCCTCATTGCTCGACTCCCTGCACTCCCAGACTCCTACAAGTCACCAGAACTGCCCCAGTTGTACTGGCACCGGGGCCCTCCAGCTTTGTCTCCCCTGCTCCGCACCTCTCTGCTCCGAACACCTGCCTCTGCACCTCCACGACCCTACTCGCCGCCGCCACCTGTTGGTCACTCTGCCGACTGCAACCTGGCCCTGCCGCGATCATCCTCAGGCTTTCCAGTTCTACTGTGTGTCTCACTGCGCCCCCGTGTGTCCGGACTGTAAATTGCAGTACCACAGTCAGTGCGAGGCTTTGCCAACCCTACTGGAGCGCTACAGGCGCATGGAG GAGACAACAGAGAAGATGATTAGGGATTTCAGCAGAGACATTGCCAGTATGGAGGAGTTGGCTTCCAGCAGACAGAACGCTTATCGGGAAACACAG ATCCTAAGTTGTGATATCAAAGACAATCTGACCAGGGATTTCCAGGAAATGCGAGATTACCTGGAGAGGCAGGAACGTGCTGCCTTCTGGAGGATTCGGCAGGAACAGGACGCCGCACACAGGAAAATGCTGGACAGTGTTGCTCACATCACTGAGGAGATCCAGAAGTTAAGGGAGAAGAAAGTGCATCTGGAGGAGAAGCTGCACAGCGATTGGTTGGAGCTATTAAAG AGTGACAATGTGCAGGGCAACATGTCTAAGAGTGTCACCCATCACCCTTGCTCCCTGAGGGAACCCCAGTGTCTGTTTGATGAAAACAGGATTGTGGACACCACCCAGGTGATATCGGAGATGAAGTTAAGTCTCTTGGCCCACCAACTGCTGGAACAAGCCCCCTGCCCTCCCAAAAAAG AAGAGCCATTTGGGGTACCCAGCGAGGCACCAGCTGAAGTGCAACCCCCCATGCCCAGCCCACCGGCGATAGCCCCCCGGAAACTGCTGCAGT GGGCCCATGAAGTGTCCTTTGACCCCCAGACAGTGAGCAGCCGTCTTTCTCTCTCCTCTGACAATAAGACAGTCACTGTGATGGAAACCAATAAGCAATACCCTAATGGCCCAAAGAGATTCAGAAATAGCCAAGTTCTTTGTGCTCAAAGCTTCTCCTCTGAGTGCTGCTACTGGGAGATCTGTGCCAGGGAAGGTACCAGTTGGGGCATTGGCGTGGCTTGCGCAGAGATTGAAACATCTGAACGCCTTGGCCGAAACCATTTGTCCTGGTGTGTGGAACAGACTAAGGAAGGCCTGTCAGCCTGGCACAAGAGCCAGAGAATCAGGCTTTCTGTGGATAAACCAGAGCTGGTGGGGGTCTTCCTAGACTGTGGGGAAAAGCTCCTTTCCTTCTATTCCATCATAGGGAATTCTGAGGTTCTGCTCCATTCCTATAGGCTAGATTTCAGCTCCTGCCTCTTCCCGGCAGTTTGGCTCTATGGCCTGATACCCGGTACCTCGCTGAGTATCAGGGACTTGAAAAGCCAGGAGTCAGACTGTTGA
- the LOC108701220 gene encoding E3 ubiquitin-protein ligase RNF135 isoform X1, with protein MEEQEECRVLRLQPKDLSCIICFSHYNCPCTLPCGHTFCRQCILKCWDPGSRYNCPICQVTFASKPQLNKNTVLASLLDSLHSQTPTSHQNCPSCTGTGALQLCLPCSAPLCSEHLPLHLHDPTRRRHLLVTLPTATWPCRDHPQAFQFYCVSHCAPVCPDCKLQYHSQCEALPTLLERYRRMEETTEKMIRDFSRDIASMEELASSRQNAYRETQILSCDIKDNLTRDFQEMRDYLERQERAAFWRIRQEQDAAHRKMLDSVAHITEEIQKLREKKVHLEEKLHSDWLELLKSDNVQGNMSKSVTHHPCSLREPQCLFDENRIVDTTQVISEMKLSLLAHQLLEQAPCPPKKVTEEPFGVPSEAPAEVQPPMPSPPAIAPRKLLQWAHEVSFDPQTVSSRLSLSSDNKTVTVMETNKQYPNGPKRFRNSQVLCAQSFSSECCYWEICAREGTSWGIGVACAEIETSERLGRNHLSWCVEQTKEGLSAWHKSQRIRLSVDKPELVGVFLDCGEKLLSFYSIIGNSEVLLHSYRLDFSSCLFPAVWLYGLIPGTSLSIRDLKSQESDC; from the exons ATGGAGGAGCAAGAGGAGTGTCGGGTGCTGAGGCTCCAGCCCAAGGATCTTTCTTGCATCATCTGTTTCAGCCATTACAACTGCCCATGCACCTTGCCTTGTGGCCACACGTTTTGCCGCCAATGCATCCTGAAGTGCTGGGACCCCGGGAGCCGATACAACTGCCCAATATGCCAGGTGACATTTGCCAGCAAGCCCCAGCTGAATAAGAACACTGTCCTTGCCTCATTGCTCGACTCCCTGCACTCCCAGACTCCTACAAGTCACCAGAACTGCCCCAGTTGTACTGGCACCGGGGCCCTCCAGCTTTGTCTCCCCTGCTCCGCACCTCTCTGCTCCGAACACCTGCCTCTGCACCTCCACGACCCTACTCGCCGCCGCCACCTGTTGGTCACTCTGCCGACTGCAACCTGGCCCTGCCGCGATCATCCTCAGGCTTTCCAGTTCTACTGTGTGTCTCACTGCGCCCCCGTGTGTCCGGACTGTAAATTGCAGTACCACAGTCAGTGCGAGGCTTTGCCAACCCTACTGGAGCGCTACAGGCGCATGGAG GAGACAACAGAGAAGATGATTAGGGATTTCAGCAGAGACATTGCCAGTATGGAGGAGTTGGCTTCCAGCAGACAGAACGCTTATCGGGAAACACAG ATCCTAAGTTGTGATATCAAAGACAATCTGACCAGGGATTTCCAGGAAATGCGAGATTACCTGGAGAGGCAGGAACGTGCTGCCTTCTGGAGGATTCGGCAGGAACAGGACGCCGCACACAGGAAAATGCTGGACAGTGTTGCTCACATCACTGAGGAGATCCAGAAGTTAAGGGAGAAGAAAGTGCATCTGGAGGAGAAGCTGCACAGCGATTGGTTGGAGCTATTAAAG AGTGACAATGTGCAGGGCAACATGTCTAAGAGTGTCACCCATCACCCTTGCTCCCTGAGGGAACCCCAGTGTCTGTTTGATGAAAACAGGATTGTGGACACCACCCAGGTGATATCGGAGATGAAGTTAAGTCTCTTGGCCCACCAACTGCTGGAACAAGCCCCCTGCCCTCCCAAAAAAG TAACAGAAGAGCCATTTGGGGTACCCAGCGAGGCACCAGCTGAAGTGCAACCCCCCATGCCCAGCCCACCGGCGATAGCCCCCCGGAAACTGCTGCAGT GGGCCCATGAAGTGTCCTTTGACCCCCAGACAGTGAGCAGCCGTCTTTCTCTCTCCTCTGACAATAAGACAGTCACTGTGATGGAAACCAATAAGCAATACCCTAATGGCCCAAAGAGATTCAGAAATAGCCAAGTTCTTTGTGCTCAAAGCTTCTCCTCTGAGTGCTGCTACTGGGAGATCTGTGCCAGGGAAGGTACCAGTTGGGGCATTGGCGTGGCTTGCGCAGAGATTGAAACATCTGAACGCCTTGGCCGAAACCATTTGTCCTGGTGTGTGGAACAGACTAAGGAAGGCCTGTCAGCCTGGCACAAGAGCCAGAGAATCAGGCTTTCTGTGGATAAACCAGAGCTGGTGGGGGTCTTCCTAGACTGTGGGGAAAAGCTCCTTTCCTTCTATTCCATCATAGGGAATTCTGAGGTTCTGCTCCATTCCTATAGGCTAGATTTCAGCTCCTGCCTCTTCCCGGCAGTTTGGCTCTATGGCCTGATACCCGGTACCTCGCTGAGTATCAGGGACTTGAAAAGCCAGGAGTCAGACTGTTGA
- the adap2.L gene encoding arf-GAP with dual PH domain-containing protein 2 isoform X1: MVNRERNTRLLETLKLPENSVCADCGLPEPDWASCKVGVFICLQCSGVHRNFTESGKVKSIRLDNWEDERLVQFMIGNGNLKAKKKYEAFVPPFYYRPHARDCDVLKEQWIRAKYQREEFMSNKATIHTTAHREGFLYKRGRDSKGFQERKFVLSRSEGVLKYYTKDNGKGPKGIIPIQSLNVTFQGEKIRHQHGLEITYMKDSQTRNIFVYHDSGEEIVAWYNALRAARFHYLKTTYPQASEAELIPKITRNYSKVGYMEKTGPKQKEAFKKRWFNLDSGGRKLLYYKNPLDAFETGGIFIGSKERGYTVKEGLPQGMKGNNWDCGIIIGTPAREFVLTCENVKEQREWLDVLRDVLSQPMTKEDIMEEANFRRKHPK, translated from the exons CAGATTGTGGACTGCCAG AACCTGACTGGGCCTCGTGTAAAGTGGGAGTATTTATCTGCTTGCAATGCTCGGGAGTGCACCGCAATTTTACAGAGAGCGGCAAAGTCAAGTCGATACGGTTGGATAACTGGGAAGACGAGCGTCTGGTGCAG TTCATGATTGGGAATGGAAACCTGAAAGCAAAAAAGAAATATGAAGCTTTTGTTCCTCCCTTCTACTATCGGCCCCACGCCAGAGACTGCGA TGTACTAAAGGAGCAGTGGATTCGGGCTAAATACCAACGGGAGGAATTTATGTCCAATAAAGCAACTATACACACTACAG CACACCGGGAAGGTTTCCTGTACAAAAGGGGAAGAGACAGCAAAGGATTCCAGGAGAGAAAATTTGTCTTATCAAGAAGTGAGGGGGTGTTAAAATATTACACTAAGGACAAT GGTAAAGGTCCAAAGGGGATAATCCCAATCCAGAGTCTGAATGTCACGTTCCAAGGAGAGAAGATCAGACACCAGCATGGCCTGGAGATCACCTACATGAAGGACAGCCAGACCCGGAATATCTTTGTGTATCATGATAGTGGAGAG GAAATAGTGGCCTGGTACAATGCTCTACGTGCAGCTCGGTTCCATTACCTGAAGACAACCTACCCACAAGCCTCGGAAGCAGAG CTGATACCAAAGATCACCAGGAATTACAGTAAAGTTGGATACATGGAGAAAACTGGTCCCAAG CAAAAAGAAGCCTTTAAGAAGAGGTGGTTCAACCTAGATTCAGGGGGAAGGAAACTTCTTTATTATAAGAATCCTCTG GATGCCTTTGAGACGGGTggaatctttattggaagtaagGAGAGAGGATACACAGTCAAAGAGGGTTTACCACAAGGGATGAAGGGAAACAATTGGGATTGTGGGATTATCATCGGGACCCCAGCAAGAGAGTTTGTCTTGACTTGTGAAAATGTGAAAGAGCAGAGGGAGTGGCTAGACGTACTTAGAGATGTTCTATCTCAGCCAATGACAAAAGAGGATATTATGG AAGAGGCCAATTTCAGACGAAAGCACCCCAAATAA
- the adap2.L gene encoding arf-GAP with dual PH domain-containing protein 2 isoform X3, whose protein sequence is MVNRERNTRLLETLKLPENSVCADCGLPEPDWASCKVGVFICLQCSGVHRNFTESGKVKSIRLDNWEDERLVQFMIGNGNLKAKKKYEAFVPPFYYRPHARDCDVLKEQWIRAKYQREEFMSNKATIHTTAHREGFLYKRGRDSKGFQERKFVLSRSEGVLKYYTKDNGKGPKGIIPIQSLNVTFQGEKIRHQHGLEITYMKDSQTRNIFVYHDSGEEIVAWYNALRAARFHYLKTTYPQASEAELIPKITRNYSKVGYMEKTGPKQKEAFKKRWFNLDSGGRKLLYYKNPLDAFETGGIFIGSKERGYTVKEGLPQGMKGNNWDCGIIIGTPAREFVLTCENVKEQREWLDVLRDVLSQPMTKEDIME, encoded by the exons CAGATTGTGGACTGCCAG AACCTGACTGGGCCTCGTGTAAAGTGGGAGTATTTATCTGCTTGCAATGCTCGGGAGTGCACCGCAATTTTACAGAGAGCGGCAAAGTCAAGTCGATACGGTTGGATAACTGGGAAGACGAGCGTCTGGTGCAG TTCATGATTGGGAATGGAAACCTGAAAGCAAAAAAGAAATATGAAGCTTTTGTTCCTCCCTTCTACTATCGGCCCCACGCCAGAGACTGCGA TGTACTAAAGGAGCAGTGGATTCGGGCTAAATACCAACGGGAGGAATTTATGTCCAATAAAGCAACTATACACACTACAG CACACCGGGAAGGTTTCCTGTACAAAAGGGGAAGAGACAGCAAAGGATTCCAGGAGAGAAAATTTGTCTTATCAAGAAGTGAGGGGGTGTTAAAATATTACACTAAGGACAAT GGTAAAGGTCCAAAGGGGATAATCCCAATCCAGAGTCTGAATGTCACGTTCCAAGGAGAGAAGATCAGACACCAGCATGGCCTGGAGATCACCTACATGAAGGACAGCCAGACCCGGAATATCTTTGTGTATCATGATAGTGGAGAG GAAATAGTGGCCTGGTACAATGCTCTACGTGCAGCTCGGTTCCATTACCTGAAGACAACCTACCCACAAGCCTCGGAAGCAGAG CTGATACCAAAGATCACCAGGAATTACAGTAAAGTTGGATACATGGAGAAAACTGGTCCCAAG CAAAAAGAAGCCTTTAAGAAGAGGTGGTTCAACCTAGATTCAGGGGGAAGGAAACTTCTTTATTATAAGAATCCTCTG GATGCCTTTGAGACGGGTggaatctttattggaagtaagGAGAGAGGATACACAGTCAAAGAGGGTTTACCACAAGGGATGAAGGGAAACAATTGGGATTGTGGGATTATCATCGGGACCCCAGCAAGAGAGTTTGTCTTGACTTGTGAAAATGTGAAAGAGCAGAGGGAGTGGCTAGACGTACTTAGAGATGTTCTATCTCAGCCAATGACAAAAGAGGATATTATGG AATGA
- the adap2.L gene encoding arf-GAP with dual PH domain-containing protein 2 isoform X2: MVNRERNTRLLETLKLPENSVCADCGLPEPDWASCKVGVFICLQCSGVHRNFTESGKVKSIRLDNWEDERLVQFMIGNGNLKAKKKYEAFVPPFYYRPHARDCDVLKEQWIRAKYQREEFMSNKATIHTTAHREGFLYKRGRDSKGFQERKFVLSRSEGVLKYYTKDNGKGPKGIIPIQSLNVTFQGEKIRHQHGLEITYMKDSQTRNIFVYHDSGEEIVAWYNALRAARFHYLKTTYPQASEAELIPKITRNYSKVGYMEKTGPKQKEAFKKRWFNLDSGGRKLLYYKNPLDAFETGGIFIGSKERGYTVKEGLPQGMKGNNWDCGIIIGTPAREFVLTCENVKEQREWLDVLRDVLSQPMTKEDIMAPYSLMWG; the protein is encoded by the exons CAGATTGTGGACTGCCAG AACCTGACTGGGCCTCGTGTAAAGTGGGAGTATTTATCTGCTTGCAATGCTCGGGAGTGCACCGCAATTTTACAGAGAGCGGCAAAGTCAAGTCGATACGGTTGGATAACTGGGAAGACGAGCGTCTGGTGCAG TTCATGATTGGGAATGGAAACCTGAAAGCAAAAAAGAAATATGAAGCTTTTGTTCCTCCCTTCTACTATCGGCCCCACGCCAGAGACTGCGA TGTACTAAAGGAGCAGTGGATTCGGGCTAAATACCAACGGGAGGAATTTATGTCCAATAAAGCAACTATACACACTACAG CACACCGGGAAGGTTTCCTGTACAAAAGGGGAAGAGACAGCAAAGGATTCCAGGAGAGAAAATTTGTCTTATCAAGAAGTGAGGGGGTGTTAAAATATTACACTAAGGACAAT GGTAAAGGTCCAAAGGGGATAATCCCAATCCAGAGTCTGAATGTCACGTTCCAAGGAGAGAAGATCAGACACCAGCATGGCCTGGAGATCACCTACATGAAGGACAGCCAGACCCGGAATATCTTTGTGTATCATGATAGTGGAGAG GAAATAGTGGCCTGGTACAATGCTCTACGTGCAGCTCGGTTCCATTACCTGAAGACAACCTACCCACAAGCCTCGGAAGCAGAG CTGATACCAAAGATCACCAGGAATTACAGTAAAGTTGGATACATGGAGAAAACTGGTCCCAAG CAAAAAGAAGCCTTTAAGAAGAGGTGGTTCAACCTAGATTCAGGGGGAAGGAAACTTCTTTATTATAAGAATCCTCTG GATGCCTTTGAGACGGGTggaatctttattggaagtaagGAGAGAGGATACACAGTCAAAGAGGGTTTACCACAAGGGATGAAGGGAAACAATTGGGATTGTGGGATTATCATCGGGACCCCAGCAAGAGAGTTTGTCTTGACTTGTGAAAATGTGAAAGAGCAGAGGGAGTGGCTAGACGTACTTAGAGATGTTCTATCTCAGCCAATGACAAAAGAGGATATTATGG CCCCTTACAGTCTTATGTGGGGGTGA